The Candidatus Methylomirabilis tolerans region ACCGCCGAAACGACCTTGGGTCGCCCTATATCATCCATGTGGTGGAGAATCTGGCGTTGCAGGTTACTCAGGTCCACCACATCGGCGTCGATGATGCCGAGGCGACCGACACCGGCAGCAGCCAGATAGAGGGCCGCAGGGGAGCCCAAGCCGCCAGCCCCGACGAGCAACGCCGAACTGTTCAAGAGCTTGCGCTGCCCCTTCCCGCCGACCTCAGGGAGGATGATGTGACGACTGTAGCGGCGGATCTGCTCTTCGTTGAAGGGTACGGCCCCCCCCGCCATGGCCGGGATCAAGGCCACCTCGTCTCCGTCCTTGAGTACGGTCCGCTTCCCCCCCAATTCCTCCACCCCTACATTGTTCACATAGACATTGAGGTGACGGTGGAGTTCACCCATCTGATCAAAAACATGCCTGTGAATCCCTGGAAAGCGCGTCTCCAGATCCTCCAGAAGCTCCACCAGGTCGTCCCCTCGACCCTCGACAAGAGGCTGATTGTGAGTCAGCCCTCGATACGGGGTTGGGATGTAGACACGGATTGCCACTCTACTGCCATCCTCCATTGCTGTGTACGCTTCAGCAACCTTCACGCCACCATAGGCATTCATGCATGTGCTCCCTTATAGGTCAGAATGGGACCGACAGGTACCGCTCCCCTGTATCGGGGAGGATTGTCACGACGACCTTTCCGGTTCCAAGCCGTTCGGCAACGACTATCGACGCAAAAACATTGGCCCCGGCTGAGATCCCCACCATGAGACCTTCCTCTCTGCTCAGGCGAGACGCCATCTGATAGGCATCCTCGTCCTCAACAGCAATGATCTCATCAACTACTTGCATGTTCAGCACGCCTGGAACGAAGCTCGCGCCAATTCCTTGAATGCCATGCGGCCTGGACCTGCCTCCCTGCAACACGGGGGATCTGGCCGGTTCCACCGCGATCACCTGAACGTCAGGAACTTCACTTTTCAACACCTCACCTACCCCGGTAATCGTCCCGCCGGTCCCGACGCCGGCCACAAAGGCATCGATCTGTCCCTCAGTGGCTTTCAGAATCTCTTGCGCCGTAGTAAGACGGTGAACCGCCGGATTGGCTGGGTTTGCGAATTGCTGTGGCATGAAGTAATCAGGATGTTGCGCCACGAGAGATTCTGCGGCATAGACGGCCCCGCTCATCCCTTCAATAGCAGGCGTCAGGATCACCTCGGCTCCGAATCGGCCGACTAACCTTTGCCGCTCCTGGCTCATATCTTCCGGCATCGTCAGGATCAGGCGGTACCCCTTGACGGCAGCCACCATCGCAAGCCCGATCCCGGTGTTGCCGGAGGTCGGCTCAACGATTGTGTCGCCCGGCTTCAGTCGTCCGCTCCGCTCTGCCTCCTCGATCATCGCAAAAGCGATCCGATCCTTCACGCTTCCACCCGGATTGAGCGACTCCAGCTTCCCAAGGATCCGAGCCGATCCAGGACGCGGTATCCGCTGCAACTGGACCAGCGGGGTATCGCCTATTAGCTCCAGGACGTTTCGAACCAACCGTGGCATCTACGCGTTCAATCTCCAGACATCCCGAACGGCTCAGATCTGGTAACTAACCCTCTGTCGCTCCTGTTTCGTCCGGAACCGCTGACAGAGGTCTTCGAGTGTAGTCTGATCCACGATCTGTGCGACAGCGTCGCGCACATCGGCCCAGATGTCTCGCAGAGAGCAATGAGGCTCCTCGATACAGATCTCACGCGGTCCGCTATCGACACAAAAGATCGGCACGATCGGACCCTCCATCGCCCTGATGATGGCCCCAACTGTAATCTCTCTGGGATGCTTTGCCAGGTAGTATCCCCCACTCATTCCCCGCTTACTTTCAACAAAGCCGGCTCGTTTGAGACTCAACAGGATCTGCTCCAGGTAACGAGCGGGCAGATGTTGTCGTCGGGCAATCTCCTCTATCTGGATCGGCCCTTTCTCATAATGGAGGGCCAGATCCTGCATGGCTCGTGTCGCGTAGTCGCCCTTCGTGGATACTCGCATATCGAATCACCCAGCAAATACCGATTAAGTCGATTGAGTTACTCTGGTATTTATAGCTTCAGCGAAAAGCTATGTCAAGAATTTTTTGTAACCTCAGATTTATATTGGAAAATTACACGGCTATTCACTGTCAGCAAGTCGCTATAATCCTCTTGCTCATTGCCTCCTTTTCTGCTATCGTCGACCCGAAAGTTTCGCTTCGCGCGTCATGGCGAGGGAGCAGCGTGACCGAAGCAAGCTTGTAGTTTTTGACGCGCACCGTCGTGATGAAAGAACCGGATGAAGAACGATGGGATGGCTTTGCCTTCGGCTCGCAATGACCCATGGGGGAACATGAAGAGGCAACTCAGGCTTGGTGTACTGGCCTCGGGTCGAGGGAGTAACCTTCAGGCAATCATCGAAGCCGGTAAAGCCGGAACGGTTGACGCGCTCGTCGTCATCGTTGTGAGTGACGTGGCGAATGCCCGCGCGTTGGAGCTGGCTCGAAGGTACGGGATCGAAGCTGTATTCGCTGATCCCCGCCTGCACGCGACAAACGAAGAGTTTGATGCTGCGGTCATCGACCTGCTGCGCAAGCACGAGGTCGAGCTGGTCTGTCTGGCAGGCTATATGCGTCTGCTAAGTTCCTCGTTTATCGAGGCTTACGCACATAGGATCATGAATATTCACCCCGCGCTCCTGCCTGCCTTTCCCGGTCTGCATGCTCAACGAAAGACCGTACAATACGGATCGAAGTTCTCCGGTTGTACCGTCCACTTCGTCGACGAGGGGATCGATACCGGTCCCATTATCATCCAGGCGGTAGTCCCGGTACTGGACGATGATACCGAAGAGACCCTCTCGGCCAGGATCCTTGTTTCTGAACACCAAATCTATCCACAAGCTATCCAACTCTTCGCCGAAGGACGGCTGGAGATTCGCGGTCGCCGGGTATGCTGCCATGAGGCTTACGCCTCGCAGGGCGGATGACAAGCGGGACTGGGGAGCAATGCACCCATGACGATGTCGACTGAGCCTGTTCACGAAACGGGATCGATACAGGTCCGGCGAGCCTTAATCAGCGTCTCGGATAAGACCGGGCTGATTGAGCTTGCATCAACTCTACAGAAGCTATCCGTCGAGATCATCTCCACCGGCGGAACCGCTCGCGCGCTGCGGGACGCCAACATACCGGTGGTCGATGTGGCCGACATCACAGGCTTCCCTGAGATGCTGGACGGGCGAGTCAAAACACTCCATCCGAGGATTCATGCCGGCATCCTGGCGAAGCGGCATGATCCCGAACACCAGCAGAAACTTCGCGAGTTCGGCATCTCATTCATCGACCTCGTGATCATCAACCTGTATCCGTTCGAGGCCACTGTTGCCAGGGCGGACACCTCCTTCGAAGAGGCCATCGAGCAGATCGATATCGGCGGACCCAGCCTTATCAGAGCTGCTGCAAAGAATTTCGAGGATGTTGCAATCGTCACCGATCCTGCCGATTACGCGACGATCGGTGCGGAACTACAGCATGGGGAGGGCTGTCTGTCGAGGAGTCGCCGGTTGCAGCTAGCGACAACGGCCTTCGCGCGCGTAGCTTGTTACGATGCGCTAATCGCTGCGTATTTGAAGCGGCAATGTGGCGAGACAGATGATCCCGCGCTCCCCGATCGCCTCGACCTTCACCTGGTTAAACTACAGCAACTCCGCTACGGCGAGAACCCGCACCAGCGGGCGGCCCTGTATGGCAACGCCCTCACACGTGAACCGTCTGTAGCAGGGGCTCAGCAGCTTCAAGGAAAGGAGCTCTCATTCAATAACCTCATGGACCTCAATGCAGCCTTTACCCTTGCAAGAGAATTCGATGACCCTGCCGTCGTCATCGTAAAACATACGAATCCGTGTGGTGTCGGTATCGGCTCCCGGCTCTGTGAGGCATATCAGCGCGCTCTGGCTGCGGATCCGACCTCGGCCTTCGGCGGGGTCCTCAGCCTCAACCGACCGGTCGATGGTGACACTGCTCGCGAGCTTACTGCCACCTTTGCGGAGGCTGTGGTTGCGCCGGGATATCATGAGGCGGCGCTCGCCATCCTGCGAGAGAAGAAGGCCCTTCGACTCTTGCAGATCGAACCATGGCCGGCAACAACATCCCCTGATCGAGCGGCCCTGGAATTGCGACCGATCGTCGGCGGGATGCTCGTACAGGAGCGTGATCAGATCGATTGCTATCCCGATACCCTCCGCGTCGTTACCCGCCGCGAGCCCACCGATGCTGAGATGCGAGCGCTTCGGTTCGCCTGGAAGGTGGCAAAGCACGTGAAGTCCAACGCGATCGTCCTGTCACACGACTGCGCGACGGTAGGGATCGGCGCCGGACAGATGAGCCGGGTCGATGCCTGTCGGCTGGCCATCATGAAGGCCGTCTCATCCACCAAGGGAACGGTTCTCGCGTCCGATGCCTTCTTTCCGTTTCGGGACGGGGTGGATGTGGCGGCTGAGGCCGGTGTCACCGCGATCATCCAGCCGGGAGGCTCCATCCGTGATGCCGAGGTGATCCAGGCAGCGGATGAGGCCGATATCGCAATGGTCTTCACGGGCATTCGACACTTCCGGCATTGATGTCCGGGCGATGAAGAGACTGATGGGAGCTCCAATGCAGATTCTCGTGATCGGCTCAGGCGGCAGAGAGCACGCCCTCGCGTGGAAGATCGCTCAGAGTCCGAAGGCGGCGAAGGTCTGGGCTGCGCCTGGAAATGTCGGAATAAGTGAGGTGGCCGAGTGTGTGAACATCAGCGCCTCCGATATCCGCCTCCTGGCCGATTTCGCCGAGCGGAAACGGATCGACCTGACCGTCGTGGGACCGGAGGTTCCGCTTACGCTTGGGATCGTGGATGAATTCGAGCGCCGCGGGCTCCGCATCTTCGGACCCCGGAAAGATGCTGCCATCATTGAGGAGAGCAAGGTCTTCGCCAAGATCTTCATGAAGAAGTACCGTATCCCTACCGGCTTTTTTCAATCATTCGACCGGGCAGAGGAGGCCACACGATACGTCAAGGAGATCGGTGTCCCCCTGGTCGTCAAGGCCGATGGCTTGGCGGCTGGAAAGGGGGTCATCGTCTGCTTTGAGCTGACCGAGGCGCTGGACGCCGTCAAGAAAATCATGGAGGAGCGCCTCTTCGGCGACGCCGGCGATCGGATTGTGATCGAGCAGTATCTGGAGGGAGAGGAGGTCTCTTTCCATGTGTTAACCGACGGAGACACTGTTTTACCTCTGGCATCATCCCAGGATCATAAGCGCGTGTTTAACGACGACCAGGGTCCCAATACCGGCGGCATGGGGGCCTACTCTCCGGCGTCGGCTATCACCGAACCAATGAACCAGCAGATCATGGAGCGTATCATGATCCCAACCATCAGAGGCATGGCGGCCGAAGGACGGCCGTACAAAGGCGTCCTCTATGCCGGTCTGATGATCGGGTCGGGTGAGATCAAGGTGCTCGAGTTCAACGCCAGGTTCGGCGATCCGGAAACACAGCCGCTGCTCCTGCGGATGAAGTCCGACCTGGTCCCACTGCTGGAGGCGGTCGTAGATGGTCGCTTACGAGATCACACGATCGACTGGAGGTCGGATGCAAGCGTCTGCGTAGTCATGGCCTCGAGAGGCTATCCCGGTCCATACGACCAGGGCGCTCCGATCACCGGACTCAAGGAAGCGGCTGCCGAGCCTGGCGTCATGATCTTTCACGCCGGGACGAACCGCACAAAAGATCAGACCCTCACCGGCGGCGGACGGGTCCTTGGTGTTACCGGCATCGGACGAGACATCCATGGGGCAATCGCCACCACCTACCGGGCGGTCAAGAAGATCCATTGGGAGGGCGCGCACTACCGGACCGACATCGGCGTTCGCGCCCTCTCCAGAATTTCATAATAGTTCGACAACGCACCCCCCCGCGTCGCGGAGGCAGTAAAAGACATGGAAGGAGCGACAGGTGACCTCGCATGATAGCATGGCAACGCACCCCGTAGTCGGGATCGTCATGGGCAGCGACTCCGACCTGGCAGTAATGGAACTCACCGCCAAGGCGTTGGAGCGATTCGGGATCCCATTCGAACTCAAAATCTCCTCCGCTCATCGCTCCCTTGACGCGACGCTGAACTACGTCCGGCAAGCCGAGGCGCGGGGGATCAAGGTGATCGTCGCCGGCGCCGGCGCCGCAGCTCATCTTGCCGGCGTCATTGCTGGCCAGACCACACTCCCGGTCATCGGCGTTCCACTGGCCTCAACCTCGCTGAAGGGACTGGATGCGCTTCTCTCCGTCGTCCAGATGCCCGGGGGGGTTCCGGTCGCAACTATGGCTATCGGTGAGGCGGGAGCGAAGAACGCCGGTATCCTGGCCGCGCGGATTCTGGCACTGTCGGACGAGGCCCTCCAGCACACGCTGCAATCATTCAAGGAGGCCTTGGCCTCCGAAGTGGAGGACAAAGATCGCACGCTCCAAAAGCGCCGCTCCTGAACTCCCCTTATCACAGATCGCTTGCTCCAGGGAATCGTCTACGCACTGGACACATCCGGCAAGTTACCGGCAGATCTCGCTGTTGCTCCTTCTCTTCCTTGGCTTCGTCGCCGTCTTTCACCTCTGGTTCATCAACTCAGGTCGGTTCAATCTGGCACCCGACGAAGCGTACTATTGGACCTGGTCGAAACGGCTGGACTGGAGCTACTACAGCAAAGGGCCGATGGTCGCCTACCTCATCGCCCTGTCCACGAGGGCAGGAGGCGACACCGAGTTCTTCGTCCGGCTTCCTGCGGTCCTGCTTTCAACCGGAACCGCCTTGCTTACGTTCCTGTTGGCAGATCGGCTCTGTCGCTCCGGATGGGCCGGCCTGAAAGCGGTGTTGCTCCTGGCCGCCATACCGCTTTACGAGGCGGGCTCGATCCTGATGACGATCGATGCGCCGCTGGTATTCTTCTGGTCTCTCACGCTGTTGCTGATTCATCGCGCGCTCACAGCAGACGGCAACGCCTGGTGGTTTTTCGCGGGGATCGGCCTCGGCCTTGGTCTGCTCAGTAAATACACGATGGCAATCATGATACCCCAGACTTTTTTGTATCTTATATTGTCCCGCGACCATCGGTTCTGGCTGCGGCGGTCAGGCCCCTACCTTGCTCTCGGGGTGGGGCTCCTCCTCTTTACTCCCGTCATATATTGGAACACGACGCACAATCTGGTCTCGTTTCGCCACCTCCTGGAGCAGCTTGGAGGAGGGAAGGAGACAGTGATGCCGCTGAAGAGTCTGGGAGAATTTGTGGCATCCCAGGTGGGTGTGGTGACCCCCGTACTGTTCACCCTGCTCATAATCGGGATCTGGGAGGTTGGACGAACCGGATTTGTCCGGCGCAGTGACGACACCTCACTGTTTCTCTTCTGTGCTTCCGTACCTCTGCTGTTCGCCTGCGTCATCATCAGTCTATGGACAAAGGTCCAGGCAAACTGGGCCGCACCCGCTTTTATCGCTGCAGCCATCGCTGCCGCCAAGTGGCGGTCAGGTCCCCCTACACCAGGCTATCCTGCCTGGCGATGGACACGCAATCGCGCACTTTTCGCCGGCGCCTTACTGACCGGATTTCTCGTCAGCGCCATTGGTCACTTTCCGCATGCCCTTGCCTCGGTCGGGCTGCCGCTTCCTCACAAGCTCGATCTGACCCGTCGCCTCAGAGGATGGACAGAACTCGGAACGCATGTCAGTGCAGTCTATCAAGAGATGAGTCGAAGCAGATCGACGTTCGTCTTCAGTGACCGGTATCAGATTGCCAGTGAGGTAATGTTTTATGTGCCGGCCCACCCGAGAACCTATAACATCCAACTCGAGCGACGAATGAATCAGTTTGACGTGTGGGGTGGGACCGAGGAGGTCCGAGGTTGGAACGCCATCTTCGTGGCGGATCGGCCTGACCCTCCAGAAGCGGTTCTCCGCTCTTTCGACATGGTCACGCTCGATCAGCCGACTCATGACTCGACCGTCGGTCGGTCGCGTGTCTCTGACTCGTGGTCAATCTTCCGCTGCTATGGTTTTCGGGGGTTCCCTCCGGCTCGGCAGCTCTGGTACTAGATGAAAGACACCTCACCACCATGCGCTTTGAACGACGATCTTCAGCGGGCGCCGTGGCCGTCCATCGTTATCCCCTTTTACAACGAGGAGGAGAACGTTCGTCCACTCCATGATCAGATCGTCTCGGCTCTTAGCGGTCTTACGCGATCCTACGAGGTGATCGCCGTGGACGATGGCAGCACCGATCGGACACTGGCCATTCTTGAGGCGATTGTCAAGGAAGACCCGAGGTGGAGGGTGGTGGTGCTCCGACGAAACTTCGGGCAGACTGCCGCATTATCCGCCGGCTTTGACCACGCCACAGGCGACGTGATTGTTACCCTTGATGGGGACCTTCAGAACGATCCGGCCGATATCCCGAGGCTGCTGGAGTTGATCCAGGACTACGACGTCGTCAGCGGCTGGAGGGCCGATCGCAAGGACCCCTTCCTCTCAAGGCGGCTGCCGTCTATGCTGGCAAACCGGCTCATTTCCGCCACAACCGGCGTAAGGCTTCACGACTATGGGTGTACCCTGAAGGCATATCGACGGGTGGTAGTGGAAAATCTCCGCCTGTACGGTGAGCTACATCGATTCATTCCCGCTATTGCCAGTTGGATGGGGATCGCCATCGCTGAAGTCAAGACGAACCACCGTCCCAGACAATTCGGGCACTCAAAGTACTCCATTGCCAGAACGGTGCGGGTCCTTCTGGACCTGATCGCCGTGAAATTCCTCCTCCGATTCAGTACGTCCCCGATTCAGATCTTCGGCGGGTTGGGACTGACCGTCGGAGTTGCCGGTGGAGGGCTGCTTCTGTATCTGGCCGGTCTCAAACTGCTCATGGGCCAACAGATCGGCGGGCGACCGCTCTTGCTGCTCGCCATCCTCCTGCTGATTCTGGGGGTGCAACTGGTGGGTATGGGCCTGCTCGGTGAAATGGTGGCACGAGTTTATCACGAAACGCAGCGCAAACCGATCTATATGGTCCAGCGCACAATCCATGGGGGTCAAGGTCGGAGGGATGGATGCTGAAGCCGGCCGATAGCTCTACTGGCAATGCCTGGCAGTTTTGGCTGAAGCTTACCGTCAGCATCGCGCTGCTGACTCTCCTCTTAGCCAAAACCGATCTGCAAGCCCTCTGGACCCTCTTTCGCTCCCTGCGCATCCCGATCTTTTTCGGATCGATTCTCCTCTATCTGGTGACTCAGTTGCTCAGTACGGTACGTTGGAGGTGCCTGCTCCGTGCCGAGCACATTTACCTTTCCCACTGGCGTCTCATCCTGCTGTATTTTGAGGGGATGTTCTTTAACCTGATGTTGCCCACCGCCATCGGCGGCGATCTGGTTCGTGGCTATCAGGTCTCACGACTGACAGAGCGACGCGAGGCATCGCTAGCCTCTATCCTCGTAGAGCGACTCTCCGGCTATGCGGCGCTCACCATCATTGCCTGCATCGCCATTATCCCCGCATACGCCCACGTACGCGATCCACTGATCATCTGGTTGACGGTGGGTTCGGCGGCAGGGATGGTCGGGCTTATTGCTTCACTGCTGAGCGATCGGCTTCAGGCGCTGTTTTTCAGGGTGCTTCATGGCGTGGGCCTTGGGCGGTTTCACGATACGATCCATCGGCTGTACGAAGCGGTCCAGCGGTACTGGACCCATCGTCAGGCCCTCCTGCTCGCATTAGGGCTTTCATTCATCTTACAATCGCTGGTCATCACGATCTTTTACCTGATTTCACTGGCCCTCAACCTGTCCGTCCCCCTCCGCTATTTTTTCCTGTTTGTCCCGTTGATCAGCGTGATCTCGATGCTGCCTATTTCGGTCGCGGGTCTTGGTCTTCGTGAGGGAAGTGCCGTCTACCTCTTCACTACGGTCGGCCTGGATTCTGCCAGCGCGATCAGCCTCTCCTTGCTCTGGTTCGCTGTCACGGCTCTCTGCAGCGGGTTAGGGGGAGTGGTGTTTCTGTTTGGCCGCGCACAGCCCCGCGCGCAGCCGTAAATCTGGAGCAAACAGTGTCTGTTCTGCCGTGGCTAGAGAAACTGCGCGAGTGGGATGAAGCGGGATTCCACCTGATTAATAGAAGTCTGCGAAATTGGTTCTTCGATCTTCTGATGCCGTTCGTCAGCAATAAATGGAACTTCGCCTTCCCAGCGGCGGCCCTACTTGTGTACATCTTCCTCTTCCGTCCAAAACGCGATCGCATGATAGCTGTCTTCGCCATCGCTGTGATTCTCCTCACCGATGAAACCAGCCAACTCCTGAAGGATCTGTTCCAACGAACTCGGCCATTTCATCCTCTCAGGGACACCACGCGTCTTGTTTCATTCTCTTTCCCCTCAAACCATGCCAGCAACATGTTTGCCTTAGCTACGGTTCTCTCCTATAATTACCCACGAGCAGGATTCATCTGCTTCTCTGCAGCCGCTCTGGTTGGGTATTCCCGGGTCTATGTCGGCTCCCACTATCCGTTTGATGTGCTGGCCGGAGCACTCTGGGGAGTGTTTGTCGGACTTCTTAGCGCCGCAGTGATCCAGCGGCTGATGCGAATTATACAAGTCCGACTTACAAATAGATCGAGAGACAACAAAGACCATTCGGCCTACGGGCCGGAAACCTTTCAGTAGTGCCTTGAGGAGATCAATGATGAGTGATCAACAGATTCGACTCACGTCCTTATCGCATGGGGCGGGCTGAGGGTGCAAGATCAGCCCGGCTGATCTGGCCCAGGTGCTGGGCCGGCTTCCACGATTTGACGACCCTAATATCCTTGTGGGGGCGGAGACCTCCGATGATGCCGCTGTCTACCAACTGGACAGTCGACAGGCGATCGTCCAGACTGTGGACTATATTACGCCCGTCGTGGACGACCCGTATAGCTGTGGCCTGATTGCTGCCGCCAACTCTCTGAGCGACATCTATGCCATGGGCGCCACTCCACTGTTCGCTCTCAACATTGTCGGTTTTCCAGTGGGATCGCTCCCGCTGAGTATTCTGGAAGACATTCTTCGCGGCGGCGCCGATAAGGTTCATGAGGCTGGGGTTCCAATTATCGGAGGACACAGTATCGATGACCCGGAGCCGAAATATGGCCTCGTCGTGACCGGGCTGATCGATCCTGCAAAGATCTTGAAGAACTCGACCGCTCTCATCGGGGATGATCTGATTCTGACCAAACCTCTCGGCATCGGAATCATCACTACGGCCATCAAACGCAGCAAAGCGGCACAATCAACAATCGATGCTGTCGTCGCTCTCATGGCTACTCTGAACAAAAGCGCATCGGAGGTCATGGTGGAGGTGGGCGCACATGCATGCACGGATGTTACAGGTTTCGGGCTTCTCGGTCACCTGCGCGAGATGACAGCGGGCAGCAAGGTAGGAGCGCGAGTGTCGCTCTCAAAGGTTCCTATTCTCCCGGAGGCCTGGGCGTTAATCCAGGAGGGAATTTAC contains the following coding sequences:
- the selD gene encoding selenide, water dikinase SelD: MMSDQQIRLTSLSHGAGUGCKISPADLAQVLGRLPRFDDPNILVGAETSDDAAVYQLDSRQAIVQTVDYITPVVDDPYSCGLIAAANSLSDIYAMGATPLFALNIVGFPVGSLPLSILEDILRGGADKVHEAGVPIIGGHSIDDPEPKYGLVVTGLIDPAKILKNSTALIGDDLILTKPLGIGIITTAIKRSKAAQSTIDAVVALMATLNKSASEVMVEVGAHACTDVTGFGLLGHLREMTAGSKVGARVSLSKVPILPEAWALIQEGIYPGGTQRNHASLQGTIVWDSAIRQEAQLILCDAQTSGGLLIASPKNRTAALIQRLQERQTPTSSLIGEIIEDADSRIWVEP